The genomic region AATGCACCAACTGGCACATATAGATACATAACTGGCAATTACACAAAATATCTCTAATCTCTCTATGGAATTAGTTCAAGTAGAAATTGAGCATAAATGCTTAGAAAGACAACCCATAGATAAAATGAGCATGGTGTGCCAAAGAAGGAGTCCTTAATCTATGGATGGTTTTAATAAGTGCAAATACTCATCATACTCTTTTGCGCTTGGCACAGTTTTAATCGCTAATAGGGATTTAAGTTATACCAATTTGATAATGTTACTAAAAGTCATCAATATAGCGTCTTTACAATTCTTTTCATCACAAATAATTTAGGATTTTGACATCGGTATAAAATTATTATTTTCTATATTTTACTTCATCATAGGCTTAATATCATTTAATTGAAGAGTTTCTCCTGATATCTCGATCACTAATTTATTTACAACATTTTCAATCTCTTGAGAAGACTTACAAAACATTAATTTTTTATTCATTTTGGTTAATTGATTCTGAAGACTATATTCTTCTTCTCCGTCCTTAATTTTTTTTTGCAGTTCTTCTCTTAGCTCATAATGAATATCTTTATATTCGGGATTAATATGGGCAGACTCAGAACTTCCTAAGTGATGCCCAGCTAAATGGTCAATTTCCCGAATCCAAAATTCTAATTCTGGTTCTGTTAGACATTTATAAAGTATTTCTTCCATATTCTCCTTGTCTTTTTTTTGTAGATAAGCCAACGAGCATAACTGATAATATCTCATTTTATATTCTTGTAGCGTATTCACTGATTCTTCAGAATCTTGTGTGTTGGATTCTTTATCAATTTCTACTTCGACAATTTCTTTATGAAAATAGAAACGTAGTTGATAAGTAGCTTGTTTAACTTCTCGTCTGATTTCGGCTTCAGTAAAGTGTCTCTGAGTGTGTAATCTTTTGTACTTAGCGATTTGAGCGTAACTCATTTTGCCGTTCATAATCATATCTAAAATTTCATAGTAAGATACAGAAAATTTTTGTAAAACTTTCAAAGAAATTTGAATATTTTTGATATCTTTCTCTATTTGTTGTTCTGAAATAAATACTTCATTTTCTGAAGTAGATTTTTTTTGTTTTGGTGCTTCAGATACCATCATTTTAAAGCTAATCCACCGTAAAAGACTTGTTATGCTATTAACATCTAATTTAGGAATACCGTAATTAATAATGGCAATAATTAGCATGGCACGCCAAAGATAGTTACGAACAATATCTTTCTGTTTCAAAACCCTATCTTCAATCTCATCTTTCCTCAAACCTCTCTCCGAAGAAGATTCTACGAAAGATAATTGCACTGCAAACCGTCTTATAACTTCTGATACTGACCAAAAAATAGGAATAGGAGGTTCTAAAAAACCTTTGAGACGCGAATTTAGTGGAGTTTCAAGTACTGATGCATCGCGTCCTACTCTTTCTATAAATTCCGAAGCTGATACTCCTTCAGCATCTGCTTTCTCCTTGATAGCATCCCAGGCTTTGTCCGTGACAGACAAACTTCGCACTACTTTTTTTTCATTAGGATTTTTCTTTGGTTCCCGTGCCGAGTTTGTTTTATTTTTTACTGACATAAACAAATAAAATTGTGAGTGGATTAAATAATATCTTACACTTTATTTTATTAAGTTATTAATATATATAAGTTATTTAACTATATATGTTATTTTTCTATATTCATAAATATTACAGTTTATTAAGTATAAAACACATACATAAACTTTCTGCTAAGTTAAAAACATAACTAATTATTGAGTTTAATAAACCATTCTGCTAAAAGGTAGTTTAAAGCTTAAAGTATATGTATTTTCAGTACTAATATTTGGGAGGATATTCAAAGTAACAAATAATTTATAAGTTATTTAGCACAGTAAGAATTTTAAATCTTTAATTTAAACTGTATAAATTAATGCAGTAATTGTTCTGGTAATTGATATATAAAAATCGACTCATCAATTTCTTGCAGTTACTTTACTTTCGGAATAACTTTTTACTAATTTAATTCGATATAGATAAACTGGAACTGGTACCGATTGCCGTAAATAAGCCAACCATTCAGAATATACAAAAAGCTTATTTTCTCGACTTTATTCATTCTGCCTTCAGGCTTCTTACTTCTGCCTTCTGCCTTCATCTACTAGTTAAAACGATATTTTTCACTTAGAGTTTATTATGTTGTAATTTTTGATAGTCAGCCCTTGTAATTACAATATAGATAATTTTTTTAACTGAATATTTTTTAGTTACATACAAGTACTTTTCTATCCTTAGCTCTGAAAATAGAGAGGATTGTATGGTAATTGCTTTTATGTCCATATTTATCCTTTACACCTTTTTGGGAGTAGCAAAGATGAATGCAGAAGAGCTTTTAGACGAGTATAGAAATGGAAAGAAAAAATTTATTAGCGAGCGCATTATCAATCAATCATTTCAGGGAGAAAGGCTTATTGATATTACTTTTCAGAATTGTGATTTGAGTGGAACAAACTTTGCAGGATGTGACTTGAGAAATGCTCAGTTCATAGCAAATACGAAAATTCTCGGCACAAATTTTTATGATGCAGATTTGACTGGTGCGTATTTTAAAGGTGTAAAAACAGGTTTATACTATAATTGGCAGTTTGCCATCATCGCATTAATATTATTTATTTGTAGTTTATCAGGGTTTACATCGGCAATTTTATTTACTTTTTGCTGCTATTATTTGAGGAGAAAAAATACTTTATTATGGGTAGTTATTCTCGTAGCAACAGCTTTTATTGTTTTTATCAGAACAATAGCAATAATTTATTTTAATCCTACTATATCATACTTGAATATAAATCTATTAAATTTGAATATAGGTTTATCTATTACGGCTATTGTGGGGTTTGCACTTATTGGAATTGTTGCAGCAAATGTAAATGAATCAGAAGCAATAAAGTCAATGTCATTGATAATTTTCTTTATACTACTAATTCTCGCCATATTTGTTTTTGGACAAAATATGCTAAGTCCTATTGAACAAAACCTACAAAGGTTAAACATTGTTACATCGGTAATGATACCAAAATTTGGTGATGGTAATTACCTCAAAGGAGTAAGCACTGGATTTATTGGTGCGATCTTTGGTGGTATTTACAGCGAAAAATCAATTAGGGGAGACAAAGAATTTGCATGGATGTGGAGATTCTTTATTCAGACTTTAATAGAACATTGTGGAACACTTTTTACAAAGTCCCAATTACGTAATGCTGACTTCACTGAAGTAAATGTAAAAGGTTGTTGTTTCAAAACAGCCAAATTTTACAATACTAAATTCCTGAGAGCTTCATTTTTAGAGCGTGCTGATTTTAGAGGCACTTCCTTACAAAAAAAATCTATTCAAAACTTGGCGAGAACTAAAGATGGATGTAGAAAAAATTTTAATGGAGAAAACTTGACAGTGATAGACCTTGAAGATGCATTTTTAGAAGAGGCTAGTTTAATTGGCACAAACTTGATTGAATGTAATTTAAAAGGAGCTAGGTTACAGTTTGCAAATCTTAAACGAGCACAGCTGCAAGGAACAATTTTAAGTAATGCTATTCTGACGGGTGCTTACATTAAAAATTGGTCAATCGATTTAAATACAAAGCTGGAGAA from Tolypothrix sp. PCC 7712 harbors:
- a CDS encoding pentapeptide repeat-containing protein, which translates into the protein MVIAFMSIFILYTFLGVAKMNAEELLDEYRNGKKKFISERIINQSFQGERLIDITFQNCDLSGTNFAGCDLRNAQFIANTKILGTNFYDADLTGAYFKGVKTGLYYNWQFAIIALILFICSLSGFTSAILFTFCCYYLRRKNTLLWVVILVATAFIVFIRTIAIIYFNPTISYLNINLLNLNIGLSITAIVGFALIGIVAANVNESEAIKSMSLIIFFILLILAIFVFGQNMLSPIEQNLQRLNIVTSVMIPKFGDGNYLKGVSTGFIGAIFGGIYSEKSIRGDKEFAWMWRFFIQTLIEHCGTLFTKSQLRNADFTEVNVKGCCFKTAKFYNTKFLRASFLERADFRGTSLQKKSIQNLARTKDGCRKNFNGENLTVIDLEDAFLEEASLIGTNLIECNLKGARLQFANLKRAQLQGTILSNAILTGAYIKNWSIDLNTKLENITCPYISIAEEPYERQRPENRHEFSEEEAFANYVRTELETINIFLKSDRNDWAIAESLFQLAKNNPNEQLRLPIIEAMENGSLLIRIPVVGNKNKSALRREFLEIYNKLKNLPKQTPHKYENLDVLEKYFGISGALIVNINTNNMQKSSMSEFNHSKYDQKGSINQFVDTAQEGSNISFNQNNHTPEQKTLAEAASEIQKLLKQLEKDNPTANEAEKVAYVNEETTPSFKKRVAGAFQAGGETAIDEFILDNKYLKVAKATIKGWLQPDG